One Aspergillus oryzae RIB40 DNA, chromosome 2 genomic window carries:
- a CDS encoding NAD(P)/FAD-dependent oxidoreductase (predicted protein) — protein MAFVQALLADPGIPIKDRQDALHRVFADPGIPGPLRESTSSFWFKDPHPQLANMQSPELPQEADVVIIGSGITGASIARTLLESSDQLGHIGKKTPAVVMLEARDTCTGATGRNGGHILETVEEFADWEALYGLEAAKALTRFRLAHLAEILKVADQYGLKKETQARKVEFLSVHFDEERWRQAAQCIQRFKEWCLPHAIGVVAGPAGALWPYKLVTGVLEELRRENPGNFLIETNTPVTQVSTDDTSSLRYAVQTPRGILRARHVIHCTNAHVGHLVPELRGHVYPVRGQMSAQNPGSKFICQATEHSWLFNYERGFDYLTQLPPAGESSGKMMLGGGFAQGRNNGLADLGIPTDSELSLSCDIHLSGALSAVFGRENWGHVAGPSVEQMWTGNMGFSSDGLPWVGQLPSSVSYAAGTTEQDGAQWVCCGFSGEGMVQAWLSGTAVAKMLLSSDRKHHLRPDYLSWFPEQMLLTEERLEKAGLTRVVSDRASNL, from the exons ATGGCATTCGTACAGGCTCTCCTCGCCGACCCCGGCATTCCCATCAAGGACAGGCAAGATGCCCTCCATCGTGTTTTCGCCGATCCAGGAATACCAGGACCACTCCGCGAGAGcacttcttccttttggTTCAAAGATCCGCACCCCCAGCTGGCTAACATGCAATCGCCGGAGCTACCCCAAGAGGCTGATGTTGTAATTATTGGTTCCGGCATCACAGGTGCTTCAATTGCACGCACCCTGTTGGAGTCATCTGACCAGCTGGGACATATCGGTAAGAAGACACCCGCGGTTGTCATGCTGGAAGCACGAGACACTTGCACTGGCGCAACGGGTCGCAATGGGGGTCATATTCTGGAGACGGTTGAAGAGTTTGCCGACTGGGAAGCACTCTATGGGCTGGAGGCGGCAAAGGCATTGACGCGGTTCCGGTTGGCCCATTTGGCGGAGATTCTGAAGGTTGCGGACCAATATGGATTAAAAAAGGAAACCCAGGCGAGAAAAGTAGAGTTTCTCAGTGTGCACTTCGACGAGGAAAGGTGGCGTCAGGCAGCACAGTGCATCCAACGGTTCAAA GAATGGTGCCTTCCTCATGCTATTGGGGTCGTCGCGGGGCCAGCCGGGGCCCTATGGCCTTATAAACTGGTCACCGGTGTGTTAGAAGAACTGCGACGAGAAAATCCAGGAAACTTTCTAATTGAGACCAACACACCGGTGACCCAAGTCTCGACTGACGACACCTCATCTTTGCGGTATGCCGTGCAGACGCCAAGAGGAATTCTGCGCGCTCGGCATGTCATCCACTGTACGAACGCTCATGTTGGACACCTTGTCCCCGAGCTGAGAGGTCACGTTTACCCCGTTCGAGGACAAATGTCCGCCCAAAACCCCGGCTCTAAGTTTATCTGCCAGGCAACAGAGCATTCCTGGCTTTTCAACTATGAGCGCGGTTTCGACTACCTGACACAATTGCCCCCTGCTGGCGAATCGAGCGGAAAGATGATGCTTGGTGGTGGCTTTGCTCAAGGTCGAAACAATGGGCTTGCTGATCTAGGTATCCCAACTGACTCTGAATTGAGCTTGTCTTGCGATATCCATCTGTCCGGCGCATTGAGTGCAGTGTTCGGCCGCGAAAACTGGGGTCATGTTGCGGGCCCTAGCGTTGAGCAGATGTGGACGGGAAACATGGGATTTAGTAGCGACGGCCTTCCATGGGTTGGACAGCTACCATCGTCTGTAAGCTATGCTGCAGGGACGACAGAGCAGGATGGTGCTCAGTGGGTCTGCTGTGGATTTAGCGGAGAGGGTATGGTGCAAGCCTGGTTAAGTGGAACGGCTGTGGCAAAGATGCTGTTGTCCAGCGACCGAAAGCACCACTTAAGGCCAGATTACTTATCTTGGTTCCCAGAGCAGATGCTGCTTACTGAAGAGAGACTGGAGAAAGCAGGGCTGACACGAGTTGTCAGCGACAGGGCCTCGAATTTGTAA
- a CDS encoding uncharacterized protein (carboxylesterase type B), translating to MSFRSPISKCSTILPSLGRLEGFQYANGVQQYCGIPYASLEKRWTRSQLMTQWPNDYHDGTKLGYGQSHKLRRDSKAEYLHTQCRSDCSRPRTEGDDSDDLVPVPPTGHFGEPQTDELSGLVMNIVLPCVPGSQRFPVMVYVHGGSLLYGGANLPIFDGVNLVSHSMEIGMPIVYVNFNYRVGLGGFLASAAIQQELQRDGHQGCGNFGFTDQQLAFEWVQRFIGDLGGNPDRVTAVGESAGGISISNQMLAAHPPPFHRAVCMSGLSVSIPAWTMEQHEELFRAVCRHFNVDPSQSDVLDRLRRIPQQELANATPIIQGVLSGTGNPCLDGWFYDRDPREIHEPPQWIESLMLGDTYHEGVIFHVNLLNDSFASIREILSQHMPLAVTDKVLAEYEIQPELPQDVLLSRVEHMCGDAIFKIPNYATALASVRLSREKAVFEYHFDQRSRLKNALEGTAYHAHELLYLFGNLDNELSTEERAMARSFAESWVKFTYGYSPWEGSKRHWKVWGPESVQAVKHEDEDEEARSYSRMKRMLAMDHGETWKRWLNGVDALVNKRMNMGKNYLL from the coding sequence atgtCATTTAGATCGCCCATCTCCAAATGCTccaccattcttccttctctcggAAGGTTGGAGGGCTTCCAATATGCCAACGGTGTGCAACAGTATTGTGGCATACCTTATGCGTCCCTTGAGAAACGGTGGACTCGATCGCAGTTGATGACGCAGTGGCCCAATGACTACCATGATGGAACAAAACTCGGGTATGGCCAATCACACAAGCTCAGGCGGGATTCAAAAGCTGAATACTTACATACACAATGTAGAAGCGACTGTTCCCGACCGAGAACTGAAGGGGATGACTCGGATGATCTCGTACCAGTTCCTCCAACGGGACATTTCGGAGAGCCTCAAACGGACGAGTTGTCCGGACTCGTTATGAACATCGTCTTGCCTTGCGTTCCTGGATCACAAAGGTTTCCCGTCATGGTGTACGTTCATGGAGGTTCACTGCTGTATGGTGGTGCTAACCTACCAATCTTTGATGGTGTCAATCTCGTTTCCCACAGCATGGAAATTGGGATGCCCATCGTCTACGTCAATTTCAACTATCGGGTCGGATTGGGTGGCTTTCTTGCCAGTGCAGCAATCCAGCAAGAGCTCCAGCGGGATGGCCATCAAGGCTGTGGGAACTTTGGATTTACCGATCAGCAACTAGCATTCGAGTGGGTTCAGCGTTTTATTGGCGATCTCGGTGGCAATCCCGATCGAGTGACCGCGGTTGGAGAGTCAGCAGGTGGCATCTCTATTAGCAATCAAATGCTAGCAGCTCATCCTCCGCCATTTCACCGTGCGGTCTGCATGTCCGGCCTCTCGGTCTCGATTCCAGCTTGGACAATGGAGCAGCACGAGGAGTTGTTCCGGGCTGTCTGCCGCCATTTCAACGTAGACCCATCACAATCAGACGTGCTGGACCGTCTACGGCGCATACCCCAGCAGGAACTAGCCAATGCAACTCCTATCATACAAGGTGTATTGTCAGGCACAGGGAACCCATGCCTCGATGGTTGGTTCTATGACCGAGACCCACGCGAGATACATGAGCCACCACAGTGGATCGAATCTTTGATGTTAGGAGATACCTACCACGAAGGGGTTATCTTCCACGTGAATCTGCTGAACGACAGTTTCGCAAGTATTCGAGAGATACTAAGTCAACATATGCCCCTTGCTGTGACTGATAAAGTCCTGGCGGAGTATGAGATACAACCCGAGCTGCCACAGGACGTCCTTCTGAGCCGGGTAGAACACATGTGCGGTGATGCAATCTTCAAGATCCCCAATTATGCTACGGCACTTGCCAGTGTCCGTCTGTCAAGGGAAAAGGCGGTGTTCGAATACCACTTTGATCAGCGTTCTCGCCTGAAAAACGCACTGGAGGGCACCGCCTATCACGCACATGAACTTCTCTACCTGTTTGGAAACCTGGACAATGAGCTCTCTACGGAAGAGCGGGCGATGGCGCGCAGCTTTGCTGAATCATGGGTCAAATTCACGTATGGCTACTCACCTTGGGAAGGTTCGAAGCGACACTGGAAAGTATGGGGTCCTGAGTCAGTCCAAGCAGTAAAACatgaagacgaggacgaagaagCTCGGTCATACTCACGTATGAAGAGGATGCTGGCGATGGATCATGGAGAGACTTGGAAACGATGGCTTAACGGCGTAGACGCCTTGGTGAACAAGCGTATGAATATGGGGAAGAATTATCTTCTGTAA
- a CDS encoding uncharacterized protein (predicted protein), which yields MCSAAGFPHANSLNLFRTELSSNVTYLEDGTFTAGLLLCSIGAHGLYGPGERTEFRTHLLEVMGVMDLPTFTVGRSTSLGFWRQHCCNRASLQHPLGDEVEVVSGLPRSLLDIMSCIGHGATEEDFWNWPGSPGSLTQHQLWEAYRLAGMLAIRYGHLLLVPQSSGTLTGSTAQANEASSRPLILPSTTVIISRIVSHLDALRRAFTETEGVGSLFFAVVYFGDRG from the exons ATGTGTAGCGCTGCAGGCTTCCCTCATGCCAACT CTTTGAATTTGTTCCGCACAGAACTATCAAGCAACGTGACATACTTGGAGGATGGCACCTTTACGGCGGGGCTGCTACTCTGCAGCATCGGG GCACATGGGCTCTATGGTCCGGGCGAGCGAACGGAATTCCGGACACACTTATTGGAAGTGATGGGAGTCATGGATCTACCAACGTTTACCGTGGGTCGAAGTACCTCTCTCGGCTTCTGGAGGCAGCATTGTTGTAACCGAGCTTCCTTGCAGCACCCCCTTGGTGACGAGGTCGAGGTGGTCAGTGGCCTGCCGAGGTCTTTGTTGGATATTATGTCGTGTATTGGCCACGGGGCTACCGAGGAGGACTTTTGGAACTGGCCAGGTAGTCCAGGTAGTCTAACCCAGCACCAGCTGTGGGAGGCGTATCGACTAGCCGGGATGTTGGCTATCAGATACGGCCATTTACTATTGGTTCCACAATCCAGTGGAACGCTGACTGGATCAACCGCGCAAGCGAACGAAGCAAGCAGTCGCCCCCTAATCCTACCATCCACTACCGTTATCATCTCCCGAATTGTGAGCCATCTGGATGCCCTTCGTAGAGCGTTTACCGAGACAGAGGGTGTCGGATC gctcttctttgCCGTCGTTTATTTCGGTGATAGAGGTTAG
- a CDS encoding putative MFS transporter (synaptic vesicle transporter SVOP and related transporters (major facilitator superfamily)) — translation MPFSETDIAFFLSKVRRPFLLRRDTPDIHVDDGGNETHGQRRIVLSPLPSSDPNEPLNWSTARKTCNFTLVLAVTCLIFTALSIQQIFWQLMVVDLNVTYAQLNNAMSVNFVGLAMGCVFFIPFAKKFGRRPVYLISTALMLVTSFWAAEIKTLAELYITNLLQGLAGATNEAIVQITIADLFFVHHRGGMNALYMTMMMIGSFLTPMAAGAQATRQGWRWSYRTMGIFNAVIFVLFVVFYEESKYTPTIEGVTPTARPTDGVQQIPGDESGNKSLVKGATRTEEHSISGPPLDHIFPMKTWAQRLSLVTYTPEPIWPYFYRPFEILFTFPAVLCCGLQYACGVIWLTILSSVIALVFPLPPYEFTPEQIGYMSVGPFIGNLIGSFYGGFLGDWSIKYFSRRNSGYYEPEMRLYILHLPAVALCGGLIMFGVTIDRGMHWILPSIAGALFGFGLGSISDACLTLVIDSYMEITGDAFTGVAFLRNAFSIGIPFAISPWMEHSGLTKMFVACGFISLGVTLTLLGMVMYGKRIRRATAKRYHQMASKSG, via the exons ATGCCGTTCTCTGAAACCGATATTGCT TTCTTCTTATCAAAGGTAAGAAGGCCTTTTCTACTTCGACGGGACACCCCTGACATACATGtagatgatggaggaaaCGAGACTCATGGACAACGAAGGATCGTTCTCAGCCCACTTCCATCCAGTGACCCTAACGAGCCATTG AATTGGAGCACTGCACGAAAGACATGCAATTTCACGCTCGTATTAGCAGTAACATGTCTTATTTTCACGGC GCTCTCCATCCAACAGATATTCTGGCAGTTGATGGTGGTCGACTTGAACGTTACTTACGCACAGCTAAACAATGCGATGTCGGTGAACTTCGTTGGACTCGCAATGGGATGTGTATTTTTCATTCCATTCGCGAAGAAGTTTGGCCGGAGACCAGTGTATCTAATCTCAACGGCACTGATGCTGGTCACCTCCTTTTGGGCGGCGGAGATCAAAACCCTCGCAGAGCTATATATCACCAACCTCTTACAGGGACTCGCTGGGGCAACGAACGAGGCTATTGTTCAGATCACC ATTGcagacctcttcttcgtgcATCACCGTGGCGGAATGAATGCGTTGTAcatgaccatgatgatgattgga AGCTTTCTCACCCCCATGGCTGCCGGGGCTCAGGCAACAAGACAGGGTTGGCGATGGTCCTACCGTACAATGGGTATTTTCAATGCAGTTATCTTTGTCCTTTTCGTCGTCTTTTACGAGGAGTCGAAGTATACCCCTACCATTGAAGGAGTAACGCCCACCGCTAGGCCTACGGATGGCGTGCAGCAAATTCCTGGTGATGAGTCTGGCAACAAGTCACTTGTCAAGGGTGCCACCAGAACTGAGGAGCATAGCATCAGTGGACCTCCATTAGATCACATTTTCCCTATGAAGACATGGGCACAGAGACTGTCCCTGGTAACCTACACACCGGAACCCATCTGGCCATACTTCTATCGCCCCTTCGAGATCCTTTTCACATTTCCTGCCGTCCTCTGCTGTGGTCTGCAGTATGCATGCGGGGTGATATGGCTTACAATTCTTTCAAGTGTGATCGCTCTAGTATTCCCCCTTCCCCCATATGAGTTCACTCCTGAGCAAATTGGTTACATGAGTGTTGGTCCATTTATCGGTAACTTGATCGGCTCGTTTTACGGCGGCTTCCTTGGAGACTGGTCGATTAAGTACTTTTCTCGACGGAATTCCGGATACTACGAGCCCGAGATGCGTCTGTACATTCTACACCTCCCGGCAGTGGCCTTGTGCGGCGGTCTCATTATGTTTGGAGTAACCATTGACAGG GGTATGCACTGGATTTTACCCAGTATCGCTGGAGCCCTCTTTGGCTTCGGGCTCGGCAGTATCAGCGACGCATGTCTGACTCTAGTTATCGATAGCTACATGGAG ATCACGGGTGATGCGTTCACGGGCGTGGCCTTCCTAAGAAATGCTTTTAGTATTGGCATACCATTCGCCATCAGTCCTTGGATGGAGCATAGCGGCTTGACGAAGATGTTCGTCGCCTGTGGGTTTATCAGCTTGGGAGTCACCTTGACATTATTGGGCATGGTCATGTACGGAAAGCGCATTCGACGCGCGACGGCGAAACGATATCATCAGATGGCTAGCAAAAGTGGATGA